The following coding sequences are from one uncultured Desulfobacter sp. window:
- a CDS encoding glycosyltransferase, whose protein sequence is MKNKLLIINRTQFGYHLDTYYYCKYASDEFDITYIGFDAEEPKVICDNINCIYIERKGSFFNRYFRLLFACFFECRKEYDFVFVNYFTGCSLVQTADKKKNFILDIRTGSVDKNIVKRQLKNLILRIESLSFKRVSVISESLSKKLKLQKNKSHILPLGAETIELLPRKFDSMKLLYVGTFDGRRIEDTVKGFSKFYREFKNSIDITYDIIGDGHNDELDFLKRLVEQNEVASVVRLPGYIHQSKLKRYYQECNVGISYVPINDIYDCQPPTKTYEYLLAGMPVIATSTRENAIVINDKNGVLIKDSANDFYKGLKEFFLKKDSFDSNIVKQQTLQCSWQKIVKNKFVSYLKALP, encoded by the coding sequence ATGAAAAACAAACTCTTGATAATTAACCGTACTCAATTTGGATATCATTTAGATACATATTATTATTGTAAATATGCATCAGATGAATTTGATATTACATATATCGGCTTTGATGCAGAAGAGCCAAAAGTTATTTGTGATAACATTAATTGTATATATATTGAACGAAAAGGTAGTTTTTTCAATAGATATTTTCGATTACTTTTCGCTTGTTTTTTTGAATGTAGAAAAGAATATGACTTTGTCTTTGTTAATTATTTCACTGGTTGCTCTTTAGTGCAAACAGCAGACAAGAAGAAAAATTTCATATTAGACATTAGGACGGGTAGTGTAGATAAAAATATTGTGAAAAGACAGTTGAAAAATTTGATACTCAGAATTGAAAGCTTATCCTTTAAAAGGGTTTCTGTGATTTCTGAGTCGTTGTCTAAAAAGTTGAAACTGCAAAAAAATAAAAGCCATATTCTTCCTCTAGGGGCAGAAACAATAGAGCTTTTGCCACGAAAATTCGATTCAATGAAATTATTGTATGTGGGCACATTTGATGGAAGACGTATTGAAGATACTGTAAAAGGATTCTCCAAATTTTATCGAGAGTTCAAGAATTCAATTGATATAACCTATGATATCATTGGTGACGGCCACAATGACGAATTGGATTTTCTAAAGCGATTAGTTGAACAAAATGAAGTGGCATCTGTAGTCAGATTACCTGGTTATATTCATCAAAGCAAGCTTAAAAGGTATTATCAGGAATGTAATGTGGGTATTTCATATGTGCCGATAAATGATATTTACGATTGCCAGCCTCCAACAAAAACCTATGAATACCTATTGGCTGGCATGCCGGTTATAGCAACGTCAACCCGTGAAAATGCTATCGTGATAAATGATAAGAATGGTGTGCTGATCAAAGATTCCGCGAATGATTTTTACAAGGGGCTAAAGGAATTTTTTCTGAAAAAGGATTCATTTGACTCTAATATAGTGAAACAACAAACTTTACAATGTAGTTGGCAAAAGATTGTTAAAAATAAATTTGTCTCATACCTTAAGGCTCTCCCTTAA
- a CDS encoding glycosyltransferase family 4 protein, with amino-acid sequence MQKILLVRPNPEGLGGVSSYYKAVMPHLIDSKYEIISLEIGSVQKSFINIHPLVDQIRYAIALKKNPDLVHINPSLGWKSFIRDALFVLLAKRNGIKVLTFFHGWDNDFAKIVDKYFSGFFKATFAKSDSFIVLANSFKSKLRQWGTQPSVRVSTTVVDEQLLTDFSIRKKLDRMKNEKEVKILYLARLEKTKGVFDVVDSVKILIDKGVNVSLAITGDGPLLEELRVYIKSLGLPRQTISLLGYVRGEDKIRALTESSIYCFPTYFGEGLPTSVLEAMAFAMPVITTSVGGLADFFQDGKMGVVVKPKNGHEIAESIEKLVKNRNKLVSMAEYNYGYAQQYLLGPKVATFLKQTYEETIKNND; translated from the coding sequence ATGCAAAAAATATTATTGGTCCGGCCGAATCCGGAAGGGCTTGGTGGTGTTTCGAGTTATTATAAGGCGGTTATGCCGCATTTAATTGATTCTAAATATGAGATAATTTCTCTTGAAATAGGCAGTGTTCAAAAGTCATTTATAAATATTCATCCGCTTGTTGATCAGATTCGATATGCTATAGCTCTAAAGAAAAATCCGGATTTAGTTCATATTAATCCATCTCTAGGCTGGAAAAGTTTTATTCGTGACGCTTTATTTGTTTTGCTTGCGAAACGAAATGGCATTAAAGTACTGACCTTTTTTCACGGTTGGGACAATGATTTTGCCAAAATAGTTGACAAGTATTTTAGTGGTTTTTTTAAAGCAACGTTTGCAAAATCAGATTCGTTTATCGTTTTGGCCAATTCATTTAAATCAAAACTGAGGCAATGGGGAACACAACCATCGGTTCGAGTATCAACAACAGTTGTCGATGAGCAGCTTTTAACTGATTTTTCTATTAGGAAGAAATTAGACCGTATGAAGAATGAAAAAGAGGTTAAAATTCTATATTTAGCGCGACTGGAAAAGACCAAAGGCGTTTTTGATGTTGTGGACTCTGTGAAAATTCTTATTGACAAGGGAGTAAATGTATCCTTAGCGATAACAGGTGATGGCCCCTTGTTAGAAGAACTTAGAGTATATATAAAAAGTCTTGGATTACCAAGACAAACTATCTCTTTATTAGGATATGTCCGAGGCGAGGATAAAATTAGAGCCTTAACTGAGAGTAGCATATATTGCTTCCCTACTTATTTTGGAGAAGGTCTACCGACTTCGGTTCTAGAGGCTATGGCGTTTGCCATGCCGGTGATAACAACGTCTGTCGGAGGGCTCGCTGATTTTTTTCAGGATGGCAAAATGGGAGTAGTGGTGAAACCTAAAAATGGGCATGAAATAGCAGAGTCTATTGAAAAACTGGTTAAAAATAGAAATAAATTGGTGAGTATGGCAGAATATAATTATGGGTATGCTCAGCAATATTTGCTTGGACCAAAAGTCGCCACTTTTTTAAAACAGACCTATGAAGAGACAATTAAAAACAATGATTAG
- a CDS encoding polysaccharide pyruvyl transferase family protein, producing MSVEKIKNILIIQNYNANKGDSSVVMSMLASLKKTSGTYDIAFATTSYDPKTAMEDYGVDAGEFSVSPREIKLQKGMGRIVSTIKEGNWIVYGLFWAFIKRYTGFRLPVPGFKYKTIQLYENADVIVLPGGHFFTNFNGPAMNFSHFYAMLLAFAMRKPTMVYAQTVGPFFGPWKWPVKLMARFVLRHVNVVSLREKSGIKHCNDVKELHHTAETVFAVETDKSLAQFVPDFNRLRRLKRFLIGVTIHHIYYKHFFSKKYYRDTMAKILKRIVDEYDAQIVIIPMEDAVHGGGDRPLAQEIIEQTGCRERISVLVGEWPPHVTAAVIANTDLFIGTKTHSIVYGLKGGVPTISISYQDKSNSFMEMFGLRENAIDLKDLTPDDFMKIFERVNLSLSEYKNKQENAFSTVKALAEKNNQLLVNLLSC from the coding sequence ATGTCTGTTGAAAAAATAAAAAATATTCTGATTATACAAAATTATAATGCCAACAAAGGGGATAGTTCTGTTGTTATGTCAATGCTGGCGTCATTGAAAAAAACATCTGGGACTTATGATATTGCTTTCGCAACTACCAGTTATGATCCAAAGACTGCTATGGAGGACTATGGGGTAGATGCCGGAGAGTTTTCCGTCAGTCCGAGAGAAATAAAACTTCAAAAGGGAATGGGGCGGATTGTCTCCACTATAAAGGAAGGAAATTGGATCGTATACGGGTTGTTTTGGGCGTTCATAAAGCGGTATACAGGTTTCCGTTTGCCTGTGCCTGGATTCAAATATAAAACGATTCAGCTTTATGAAAACGCCGATGTGATTGTTTTGCCTGGAGGGCATTTTTTTACGAATTTTAACGGGCCTGCAATGAATTTTTCTCACTTTTATGCCATGCTCCTTGCCTTTGCCATGAGGAAGCCTACCATGGTCTATGCACAAACTGTGGGCCCTTTTTTTGGACCATGGAAATGGCCAGTGAAATTGATGGCTCGGTTTGTACTTAGACATGTAAATGTGGTGTCTTTGAGAGAAAAAAGCGGCATCAAACATTGTAACGATGTAAAAGAGCTACATCATACCGCTGAAACTGTTTTTGCTGTTGAAACAGACAAATCCCTCGCTCAATTTGTACCGGACTTTAATAGACTGCGTAGGCTTAAAAGGTTTCTAATCGGGGTCACAATACATCATATTTATTATAAACATTTTTTTTCAAAGAAATATTACCGGGATACCATGGCAAAAATTCTTAAAAGAATTGTTGATGAATATGATGCTCAAATTGTCATTATTCCAATGGAAGATGCCGTTCATGGAGGCGGCGACAGGCCCTTGGCACAGGAGATCATCGAACAGACCGGCTGCCGGGAGAGGATTTCGGTCCTTGTAGGAGAGTGGCCTCCCCATGTAACAGCAGCTGTAATTGCCAATACTGATTTGTTTATCGGAACTAAAACCCATTCAATTGTTTACGGTTTAAAAGGAGGGGTGCCGACAATATCCATATCCTACCAAGATAAATCCAATTCTTTTATGGAGATGTTCGGATTGAGAGAGAATGCAATTGACTTGAAAGATTTAACCCCTGATGATTTTATGAAAATTTTTGAAAGAGTTAACCTTTCACTTTCTGAATACAAGAATAAACAAGAAAATGCATTTTCTACGGTAAAAGCTCTTGCCGAAAAAAATAATCAATTACTGGTAAATCTTTTATCCTGCTAA
- a CDS encoding alginate lyase family protein, with protein sequence MPVREYVSRVFRVLIDLKAYILLSINVFPNPLIQKRDVDSSNDRPRFFADGADIRQILPLAYKEECLKEADLCLNHQVSFFELENYNLGSAIRWNFDYKNNIETPIRYAGFKDFRSFKHSCDVKYVFELNKHQELPRLAQAYLINSDSRYVEELLLRIQTWLEQCPFMKGVNWSSPTVSAYRLTSWTTAYELLSGKDLFPEVFFEKWCKSIFQHIYFVSKNYSLFSSAGNHLISEATGVFVACLRWKFFFTGKDFEFLEKSEKKAFSILCESMALQFFEDGVNCEQAASYQLFATQQMFFAYWMGQQSGYSFPQKFSKILLKSGEFLADILNKQDQLPNYGDEDGAWAFRLSNQNSNRFKDQIDLCSVLFDIPLIVHGKNSDIAETAYWIFGAKAVEMARILKNTPKGNQNNSLREQFYPDGGYYVTASNSRSDKESLFFMDAGPLGIPSTGGHGHSDALSFCLSIGGIWVFVDSGTNVYKDTLDRKRLRSTSAHNTLSFGEDNSQDEYLGPFLWGKRHVANGELIEPGLFQGEVKWFSGEIHKREIRIDSGLIMINDHWQGRRAPAISLHVNPELKETIHKIKEGSVFIETDSFLLQVVCEREIILDRTFVSPSFYKLEEAIKLVISPEEKQGHNTIEIKWEFK encoded by the coding sequence ATGCCTGTCAGGGAATATGTATCACGCGTTTTTCGTGTTCTTATTGATCTAAAAGCTTACATTTTATTGAGTATTAACGTCTTCCCCAATCCTTTAATACAAAAAAGGGATGTGGATTCTTCCAATGATCGCCCTCGCTTTTTTGCAGATGGCGCAGATATAAGACAAATTCTTCCGTTAGCGTACAAAGAAGAGTGCCTGAAAGAAGCAGACCTTTGTTTAAATCATCAGGTTTCGTTTTTTGAATTAGAGAATTACAACCTTGGTTCTGCTATACGATGGAATTTTGATTATAAGAATAATATTGAAACGCCAATAAGGTATGCTGGGTTTAAAGACTTCAGGTCATTTAAACATAGTTGTGATGTAAAATATGTTTTTGAACTCAATAAGCACCAGGAATTGCCACGACTTGCCCAAGCGTACTTGATAAATAGTGATAGCCGCTATGTTGAAGAACTATTATTGCGTATTCAAACATGGCTGGAGCAATGCCCCTTTATGAAAGGGGTGAACTGGAGCAGCCCAACTGTCTCCGCGTACCGGTTAACTAGTTGGACAACTGCTTACGAATTACTATCTGGTAAGGATCTTTTCCCTGAAGTGTTTTTTGAAAAATGGTGTAAATCTATCTTTCAACATATTTATTTTGTATCAAAAAATTATTCGCTTTTTAGTTCTGCGGGAAATCATCTTATTTCTGAAGCTACAGGCGTTTTTGTTGCATGTCTGAGATGGAAATTTTTTTTTACTGGAAAAGATTTTGAATTTTTAGAAAAATCTGAAAAAAAAGCCTTTTCTATTTTATGTGAATCCATGGCATTGCAATTCTTTGAGGATGGTGTAAATTGCGAACAAGCAGCATCATATCAATTGTTTGCAACCCAACAAATGTTTTTCGCATATTGGATGGGGCAACAATCAGGCTATTCCTTTCCACAAAAATTTTCGAAGATTCTCCTAAAATCCGGGGAATTCTTGGCAGATATTCTTAACAAGCAGGACCAGCTGCCCAATTATGGAGATGAGGATGGAGCATGGGCTTTTCGGCTGTCCAATCAGAACTCGAACAGGTTCAAAGACCAGATTGATCTTTGTTCTGTATTATTTGATATACCGTTAATAGTTCATGGAAAAAATAGCGATATTGCAGAGACAGCTTACTGGATATTCGGCGCAAAGGCTGTGGAAATGGCACGGATTTTAAAAAATACTCCAAAGGGTAATCAAAACAATTCTTTAAGAGAGCAGTTTTATCCAGATGGTGGTTACTATGTAACAGCATCTAATTCGAGGTCAGATAAAGAAAGTCTTTTTTTTATGGACGCAGGGCCTTTGGGCATACCTTCAACAGGGGGGCATGGACATTCTGATGCATTAAGTTTCTGCCTTTCAATAGGAGGAATATGGGTTTTTGTGGATTCAGGAACCAATGTATATAAAGACACTTTAGACAGAAAGCGCCTCCGTTCTACATCAGCCCATAATACGCTTTCCTTCGGTGAAGATAATAGCCAAGATGAGTATCTCGGTCCTTTTCTCTGGGGAAAACGTCACGTTGCTAATGGAGAACTTATTGAGCCAGGTCTGTTTCAAGGGGAGGTCAAATGGTTTTCCGGAGAGATTCATAAAAGAGAAATACGAATAGATTCCGGATTAATCATGATTAACGATCATTGGCAGGGCAGAAGGGCTCCTGCTATTTCGTTGCATGTGAATCCTGAGTTAAAAGAAACGATCCATAAAATAAAAGAGGGTAGTGTTTTCATTGAAACAGATTCATTTTTGTTGCAGGTTGTATGCGAAAGAGAAATAATCCTTGACCGCACATTTGTATCTCCGTCTTTTTATAAGCTTGAAGAGGCTATCAAACTCGTAATTTCTCCGGAAGAAAAACAGGGACACAATACAATAGAGATAAAATGGGAATTTAAATAG
- the asnB gene encoding asparagine synthase (glutamine-hydrolyzing), with protein MCGILGTVNKNFDESVLNLIRRRGPDDSGIERFSIDDDVVTLGHRRLSIVDLSPAGHQPMSSMDKRFSIIFNGEIYNHLALRAKLPGAMFRGHSDTETILNYIAEYGIKSVREFNGIFSFAFLDSEKKTLILCRDPFGVKPLYYWQHSNQLVFSSEIRPVQKLAGDTIDLINLSELLSLRYSPSPDTLFKHIHKLRPGHFLTVTFGSDQLNLKEEPFMCQKLCGYPNNSVDAIEQYGELLKKAVERQLMSDVEVGTFLSGGIDSALVAKYAQEKTSHPMKAFTVGFKEQHDSDEVEDAIVSADVIGSQSIITRVGFDDFLDVMQSCVKIVEEPLATTSIIPMYYLAQLASESVKVVLSGQGADESLGGYGRYQGELYHRFIPPFLAASGKNVIDFLGIGHEQLNRGLSALQYREDVSRFLSAYAVFEGPEIEKLIGMKDSKSRQRVQYFYDLNGCASMKSSVERMMAIDLRMNLADDLLLYTDKVTMHFSLECRVPMLDNDLVNFILGLPYDLRVGIGKSKIIHKEWAKKVLPASIINRKKKGFQSPTKKWFRSHSPVWEMLLSKTSRFSNFFDIREVKKVLSDHEKGLNRERQIFLLLSLYYWLEEFG; from the coding sequence ATGTGCGGCATTTTAGGAACGGTAAACAAGAATTTTGATGAGTCTGTGCTAAATTTAATTCGCAGGCGGGGGCCGGATGATTCCGGCATTGAGAGATTTAGTATTGATGATGACGTTGTTACTTTGGGGCATAGAAGACTTTCTATCGTTGATTTAAGCCCCGCAGGGCACCAACCCATGTCCTCTATGGACAAAAGATTCTCAATTATTTTTAATGGGGAAATATATAACCATTTAGCTTTGCGGGCCAAATTGCCTGGTGCAATGTTTCGAGGTCATTCAGACACAGAAACGATATTAAATTATATTGCCGAATATGGAATCAAATCCGTTCGAGAGTTCAATGGTATTTTTTCATTTGCTTTCCTGGATAGTGAGAAGAAAACATTAATACTATGTAGAGATCCTTTTGGCGTTAAGCCGCTGTATTATTGGCAGCATTCAAACCAACTGGTTTTTTCATCTGAAATTCGTCCCGTGCAAAAACTTGCGGGGGATACAATTGATTTGATAAATCTTTCCGAACTCCTATCTCTTCGGTATTCTCCCTCTCCCGATACACTGTTTAAACATATTCATAAGCTCAGGCCCGGACATTTTTTAACGGTAACCTTTGGAAGTGATCAACTTAACCTTAAGGAAGAACCGTTTATGTGTCAGAAGTTGTGCGGATATCCTAACAATTCAGTTGATGCGATTGAACAATATGGCGAACTTTTAAAAAAAGCTGTTGAGCGGCAGTTAATGTCTGATGTTGAAGTCGGTACTTTTTTAAGTGGAGGGATTGATTCTGCTTTAGTTGCAAAATACGCGCAGGAAAAAACATCCCATCCGATGAAAGCGTTTACCGTTGGGTTTAAAGAACAGCATGATAGTGATGAAGTTGAAGATGCAATCGTTTCAGCTGATGTAATCGGTTCCCAGTCTATTATTACCAGGGTGGGATTTGATGATTTTCTTGACGTGATGCAGTCATGTGTGAAAATTGTGGAAGAGCCTCTGGCAACAACTTCTATTATTCCAATGTATTATTTGGCACAGTTGGCGTCTGAATCAGTTAAAGTTGTTCTTTCCGGACAGGGAGCAGATGAATCATTGGGTGGTTACGGTCGCTATCAGGGTGAGCTATACCATCGCTTTATACCACCGTTTCTGGCTGCATCAGGAAAAAATGTCATTGATTTTTTAGGCATAGGGCATGAGCAGCTAAATCGTGGGCTTTCGGCCCTTCAGTACAGAGAAGATGTGTCCCGGTTTTTGTCGGCATATGCAGTATTCGAGGGACCTGAAATTGAAAAACTAATTGGTATGAAGGATTCAAAATCCAGGCAACGGGTTCAGTATTTCTATGATCTGAACGGTTGCGCGTCAATGAAAAGCAGTGTTGAAAGAATGATGGCAATAGATCTGAGAATGAACCTTGCCGATGATCTGCTTTTATATACGGATAAAGTCACAATGCATTTTTCCTTGGAATGCCGGGTACCGATGCTGGATAACGATCTCGTGAATTTTATACTTGGGTTGCCTTATGATTTAAGGGTTGGGATTGGAAAATCCAAAATTATTCACAAGGAATGGGCAAAAAAGGTGCTTCCCGCTTCCATAATTAATAGAAAGAAAAAAGGGTTTCAGTCTCCCACAAAAAAGTGGTTCAGAAGCCACAGTCCTGTATGGGAAATGCTGCTCAGCAAAACTTCCCGCTTTTCTAATTTTTTTGATATTAGGGAAGTTAAAAAGGTTCTTTCAGATCATGAAAAGGGTCTAAATCGAGAAAGGCAGATTTTTTTGTTGCTCAGTCTTTATTACTGGCTGGAAGAATTTGGATAG
- a CDS encoding WecB/TagA/CpsF family glycosyltransferase: MNLWVDDCDMERAIKRIVEFVDKGDRVHTVFASNPEKNYSVPKNPFLYSMFKEADLLIPDGVGMVLAANWLHKTSVKRVPGCELMQNFCSLSADKGYRIFLYGAKEAVNKAAEEELRRRHPTLRIAGRQNGYLSDNKMEELINRINESRAQILFLALGSPKQELWIAKNRDRLKHVRVCQGIGGTLDVLAGAVKRAPEFYCKTGLEWFYRLVEEPARIKRQIKLPLFAAQVVMKKVMG, translated from the coding sequence TTGAATTTGTGGGTTGACGATTGTGATATGGAGCGGGCAATTAAACGGATTGTTGAATTTGTGGATAAAGGAGATCGGGTGCATACAGTGTTCGCCTCCAACCCGGAAAAAAATTATTCAGTGCCCAAGAATCCATTTTTGTATTCAATGTTTAAAGAGGCTGATTTATTGATACCTGATGGGGTCGGCATGGTTTTGGCTGCAAATTGGCTTCACAAAACATCGGTAAAGCGGGTGCCGGGATGTGAACTCATGCAGAATTTTTGCAGCCTATCAGCTGATAAAGGGTACCGGATTTTTTTATACGGCGCTAAGGAAGCCGTAAACAAAGCAGCGGAAGAAGAATTGCGGAGAAGACATCCTACATTGAGGATAGCAGGTCGTCAGAATGGGTACTTGAGTGATAATAAGATGGAAGAATTGATTAACAGGATTAATGAATCAAGGGCGCAGATTTTATTTCTGGCGTTAGGGTCCCCAAAGCAGGAATTGTGGATTGCCAAGAACCGTGATCGTCTCAAGCACGTCCGGGTCTGTCAGGGGATCGGCGGGACATTGGATGTTTTGGCTGGTGCAGTAAAAAGGGCACCTGAGTTTTATTGCAAAACTGGGTTGGAGTGGTTTTACAGGCTTGTGGAAGAGCCGGCAAGAATAAAGCGCCAGATTAAACTGCCCTTGTTTGCAGCCCAGGTAGTCATGAAAAAGGTTATGGGTTAA
- the xrtD gene encoding VPLPA-CTERM-specific exosortase XrtD has protein sequence MVNPVESKLGGKNGVIQSLILVILVAGIYFSTFQWLVTKDWARDDYSHGMLMPFIILYLLWEKKDYFGAIPGKMAWHGFLLFIPGLCLYWMGELAGEYFMLYFSFWLIIVGLGWIQMGMEKIKVIWFPLIMSLAMFPLPSFLNVKLTFQLRLMSSKLAVLMMQAYGMSAFREGNVIDLGFTKLQVVDACSGLRYLFPMIILSILIAYFYKARLWKKILLILSSIPLTVITNAFRIALTGILSKYFGSKVVEGFFHDFEGWLIFMVTLGVLLGEMWVMNRLFPEAVLAENDSNDEPSRRAVQETVDVGSQKKGPLQPQFIISVVLLALTLVLSQGIEFRPAIPISKPFKQFPMQIGQWAGNPYSMESEIIDTLDLSDYIMADYRDVKGRPIDFYVAYYENQKKGESIHSPATCLRGGGWEFKQSGKAFVSLADGNRLPVSRALIENGPYRQIAYYWFPMRGRNLTNAYQMKWYNFWDALTRQRTDGALVRVIVPVGDGESIDAAEKRLQGFIRAVVPVLDTFLPQ, from the coding sequence ATGGTTAATCCAGTGGAGAGCAAATTGGGTGGGAAGAACGGGGTGATTCAATCCTTGATTCTTGTCATATTGGTTGCAGGTATTTACTTTTCAACCTTTCAATGGTTGGTAACAAAAGATTGGGCTCGGGATGATTACTCTCATGGCATGCTCATGCCCTTTATCATCTTGTACCTGCTGTGGGAAAAGAAAGATTATTTTGGAGCAATTCCGGGCAAAATGGCCTGGCATGGGTTTTTGTTGTTTATTCCAGGCTTGTGCCTTTACTGGATGGGCGAGTTGGCCGGTGAATACTTCATGCTATATTTTTCCTTCTGGCTGATTATTGTGGGATTGGGATGGATTCAAATGGGAATGGAGAAGATTAAAGTCATCTGGTTCCCATTGATTATGTCCTTGGCAATGTTTCCCTTGCCCAGTTTTTTAAATGTAAAGTTGACCTTTCAGCTTCGGTTGATGTCATCAAAATTGGCCGTGCTTATGATGCAGGCCTATGGGATGAGTGCTTTCAGAGAAGGCAATGTCATAGATCTTGGGTTTACAAAGCTTCAGGTGGTGGATGCGTGCTCGGGTCTGCGGTACCTGTTTCCCATGATCATTTTAAGTATTCTTATCGCCTATTTTTATAAGGCTCGGCTTTGGAAAAAAATTCTTCTTATTCTCTCTTCTATTCCTTTAACCGTTATTACCAACGCCTTTCGCATTGCACTGACAGGGATACTATCTAAATATTTCGGCTCAAAGGTGGTTGAAGGATTTTTCCATGATTTTGAGGGGTGGTTGATATTTATGGTGACCCTTGGGGTGCTGCTTGGCGAAATGTGGGTGATGAACCGGTTATTTCCGGAGGCGGTTCTTGCCGAGAACGATAGTAATGATGAACCGTCAAGGCGGGCCGTACAAGAAACGGTGGATGTGGGTTCACAAAAAAAAGGTCCGCTTCAGCCCCAGTTCATTATTTCTGTTGTTCTGCTTGCATTGACCCTGGTGCTGTCCCAGGGTATTGAATTCAGGCCTGCCATCCCGATTTCGAAACCTTTTAAGCAGTTTCCCATGCAGATCGGCCAGTGGGCGGGAAATCCCTATTCCATGGAATCCGAGATCATAGATACATTGGATCTCAGTGACTATATCATGGCGGATTACAGGGATGTTAAGGGCCGGCCCATTGATTTCTATGTGGCATATTATGAAAATCAAAAGAAAGGCGAGTCCATACACTCTCCGGCCACCTGTCTTCGGGGTGGGGGCTGGGAGTTTAAACAGAGCGGCAAGGCGTTTGTCTCTTTGGCGGACGGCAACCGGCTTCCGGTGAGCCGGGCTTTGATTGAGAATGGGCCCTACCGGCAGATTGCCTATTATTGGTTTCCCATGCGGGGACGGAATTTGACCAATGCCTATCAGATGAAGTGGTACAATTTCTGGGATGCGTTGACCCGGCAGCGGACGGATGGGGCGCTGGTGCGGGTGATTGTGCCTGTTGGGGATGGTGAATCCATTGATGCTGCGGAAAAGAGGCTGCAGGGGTTTATTCGGGCTGTTGTGCCTGTGTTGGATACTTTTTTACCTCAGTGA